TAATTACTAATCCCATTTGATTTCATTAGATActgtcttttgttttgaatggttgcttttttgtaataatatatagaaCCTTATATGTAGTGTTCAGAATCATTGGATAGTAGTTTTTGATTATACAAAGATTTTTATCAGATTCTAACATTTAATTTATTGGTTCTTACaggtttttgtgattttgagttCTGTGTTAGCATTAGCAATCATGAGATTCTTAAAGGGCTGTAAGGTGGAGGTACTAAAGAATAAACAGGTGCCTCCAGGGGAGTGGCATTGTGCTAAGATTATCTCTGGTAATGGGCACACTTACAGTGTTATGTACGAAGGTTCTCTTGAAATTACAGCCGAGGTAGTTGTGGAGAGAGTGCCAAGGAAGGCTATTAGGCCTTGCCCTCCTCCCATGGAAACTATGGACGATTGGGCAGTTGGAGATGTTGCAGAAGTGTTTAACGTTGGTTCTTGGAGAATGGCTATGATTCTGAAGGTTTTGGGTGGGGATTATCACTTGGTTAGGCTATTGGGATCTTCTGAGAAGTTCAAAGTTCACAAATCTAACATCCGGGTGCGTCAAGTTTGGCAAGATGACAAATGGGTTGTGATCAGAAAGGTAAGTTTCTACTTTCATCTTGTTTTTTAATCGTCATTATTGttaattttaagttaaaatttaGTGAGAATTTTTGAAgtgtctttcctttc
This genomic stretch from Castanea sativa cultivar Marrone di Chiusa Pesio chromosome 1, ASM4071231v1 harbors:
- the LOC142621960 gene encoding uncharacterized protein LOC142621960 isoform X2; translated protein: MRFLKGCKVEVLKNKQVPPGEWHCAKIISGNGHTYSVMYEGSLEITAEVVVERVPRKAIRPCPPPMETMDDWAVGDVAEVFNVGSWRMAMILKVLGGDYHLVRLLGSSEKFKVHKSNIRVRQVWQDDKWVVIRKGPSNSLLVKSNEPSSLNFHQMTSEFLPHDTRKKMQAGNTCLAAQDNTCLQEAHVVSSRTLKRKSPYCSTHTEAYSVKMRGIEKESERQRVISESTSSLLKKGQNWWLACLASKGLKMMLGFGAFLFA
- the LOC142621960 gene encoding protein AGENET DOMAIN (AGD)-CONTAINING P1-like isoform X4, whose translation is MRFLKGCKVEVLKNKQVPPGEWHCAKIISGNGHTYSVMYEGSLEITAEVVVERVPRKAIRPCPPPMETMDDWAVGDVAEVFNVGSWRMAMILKVLGGDYHLVRLLGSSEKFKVHKSNIRVRQVWQDDKWVVIRKGPSNSLLVKSNEPSSLNFHQMTSEFLPHDTRKKMQAGNTCLAAQDNTCLQEAHVVSSRTLKRKSPYCSTHTEAYSVKMRGIEKESERQRVISESTSSLLKKIYELINSVVLGPF
- the LOC142621960 gene encoding uncharacterized protein LOC142621960 isoform X3 — translated: MRFLKGCKVEVLKNKQVPPGEWHCAKIISGNGHTYSVMYEGSLEITAEVVVERVPRKAIRPCPPPMETMDDWAVGDVAEVFNVGSWRMAMILKVLGGDYHLVRLLGSSEKFKVHKSNIRVRQVWQDDKWVVIRKGPSNSLLVKSNEPSSLNFHQMTSEFLPHDTRKKMQAGNTCLAAQDNTCLQEAHVVSSRTLKRKSPYCSTHTEAYSVKMRGIEKESERQRVISESTSSLLKKGQNWWLACLASKGLKMMLGFDL